Genomic window (Vigna unguiculata cultivar IT97K-499-35 chromosome 10, ASM411807v1, whole genome shotgun sequence):
ATAAATGGTAATTGTCCAAGAGGTGAAGAATGTCCAAATTTACATTGGTGGATTGATACAAACAATAAGGTGAATTTATTTTAGCCTTTTGCATTAAAatgttaataatgataaaatttccTACTATGTTCTTTTATTCTAAATGAATGTAATGTTAGTAGaactaaaaacaaaagttatcTTGTTCACATATTATTCACATATTATGGCGATTGGAAAGGTTTTCGATTGTTTTAGAAGTGTAAATTAATATGTAGGACAGTAAATTTTTCAATGTGATTCTTGATTGTGCCTTCAATACGGTGGTATATTTTTTTCCAGTACGGTTATCGCTCAATTTGAAGTGTTTTATGTCTTTGGAGAATGTCTcgtctttatttttttgatataaaaactatcttctattataattattatgttattattattattattattttatttttacttttacttttaattagaTGTTCACTCCATTCTTTACATTgctatattttgtaatttattatttatcaaccgataaacaaacatttttttttcagagagACAATTCAAGTTTTACAAGATTAGTTTGTTGGATACCACCTCCAAAAGGATATGTTAAAATTAACTGTGATGGAGCTTACACTTGGGATGGCAAAAAGGCCGCTGCAGGAGGTGTTATCAGAAATTCTGAGGGTGAATTTCTTTTTGCCTTCTCTAGTGTGTTAAGAGTTGATTCAGCCGCAGAGGCTGAATTATTTGCAATCAAGCTTGGAATGGAAATAGGCATATCACTGGGATATAACAACTTGATTGTTGAAAGTGATTCGTTAACAGCTATACAACTTATTAATCGGCGAGTCATCCAACAAAGACATCCATTTTATTCTCTTGTCTCTTCAATAATACAGATGAGCGCCAAAGTTGATTACATTACTTGGAATCATGTATTTAGAGATACCAATTCGGTAGCAGATGGTCTTGCCAAATATGGACTATCATTATCTTCAAGCTCACctgttattctttttaaatttgctCCGAATTTCATTCTCTTTCCTTTATGTGCGGATAAGATTGGAACAATGTATTATTGCTAAAtgtattttcttcttatatttgttaaatgagATTAttccttaataaaaaaatatttcttttaatttttgtttcgtttccgtttcttttattttaaatattcttagGCATAATAATtagatgttattttatttatttaattgactacgtctttattatgtttctattatttatttcgTTAAACAATACTATTAAATGATTCttcgttttatatatatatatatatatatatatatatatatatatatattgatttatatGTTAGTTATAAATTAAACTTCATATTCGTAATCACTTTTTACATTCACTGTTTAATATATCACGAAAAATATAGtaatttctaaaataacttTCGCAGTTGTATAGTTTAGATGAATACGAATTGAATGAATGATGTAAAAATgctaaatttttacttttattataatatctcatttaataataaaaaatacaaaataaaacattgtaAGAGCGATAAATCCAAAGCGGACAAACACGGTATATAAGATAACGATACATTTATCCCCAAACAgtaaacacaaaaaatatataaatatttggttaagttggcattttgatttttagagTTTAATACAGATTTAATTGAGATACggacttataaaattttaaaagtcatattaCAATATACAATATTAGGTgtcatataattacaatataaaatattatgagtaTTGAGAACTTGTAAggatcataaatatataaaagatatgatAGATATAAAAGATATGCTACTGCAGaaccttattattttattttactcatattttatttgtcacacacacacaaaattattgattcaaaattttttctttccaaatataaatttatacgGAATGCAATTTTAAATGATTGCGGACTTAAGCGAATGTTtaccatataaaaaaaactaaagaggAGTTGAGTCtgttaaaaaaaacaaacaaaacttcTACACAAAGAAACCCCTACATTACAAGAGACTACACAATAGCATCACCACTTTTTTTCATGGGCACATCATTACGTACTTCCTCATCTGTTCATATAATAGCGAAAGATGGTTATGAcaggggagccacggctccgccaaccattttttttacttcattctctatttatttaaaaaataatatttgtatattattattttatttatattaattaatttttgttatattttatcttctatatatttaaaaaaaatatttatatattattactttatttatatattattatcttatttatattaatttattttggaaaatcttttttaaaatttaaaaatcatgttttttttctttattataatttcttatacttttttattttgttttttctcttcgtgtcttcatctctttttCTCGTTTTATTTCCATCTCCATTTTCTCAatcaatttcttattattttaaaaatcaaattgcactacgacaaaattgaagagttaatgaatattttggaccgaacaatttcttcttttgagtaagttcattttttccctttttttgttTGAAGCAATTTGGTTCTCTTTTGTATGTGACTTTTCTACGCTATAGGCATATCTCTatctgttagagatcataaaatcatgctttaattgttgatcaaattcttctttgtatttttaggctttgaagttgtgtaaggaaAGAGCAAGATTAGCAATCTATTATAAGGTAAGGaaagctaatcatttagaagttattagttttcttaaaatattgagtcttgcttttaagatttaatttggggtattcataattttattttttttttgtaaataggtgagaggtgacaaatttatattagaaaaattatgataaagagtaaaagaattgattcttttttcaagaggaagacTTGTGttgaagattaaaaaaatgcatctacgtcatctaaaatagagaaatttcatgagaatccaaaaattgaagaaaacgaaaaacaactctctaaggttcctaaagttacatataatgaatttgaaaatactcGTGATCCGGGGAAGCGTCTTTAAATTtggcaatacccaccaaatcaaattgatgaggtacgaatgacttatctaaaatgttgttcatatcaaatgcatctagaaAATTATCCGTTGTCTAAAGATGATCATCTAAGAAGATTTAAGTACACATGTTTATCTTATTTCCTTCATGGTTAGAGTATTCGCCATTAAAAGATGTTACATATTACTTACCGTGCTATCTTTTTAGTATAAAACCAAGCGGACAACTTGGCTcagatgttttcattgttataggtaattgagtttattttcattgaattctaattgGCAATAGTTTTAAAAGTTAGAGGAGCACTCTgactaaaggtaacttttgttttatatttatatatatatatatatatatatatatatatattattgttgatgataaacttcatgttactctttcatatatattattgttatattgttgttgtgagtgcttattttgaataaaaaaattatgtaaataaattaattttttaatttaaaaaataatttatatataacaaatataatttgaccCCTCTAAAATTTTTGGTCAAGTTCTGTCACTGTGTTCATAACAATTAGATGATCATTACAAAGgacacaaacaaacacaaacaacacaaaatacACATATATTGATTTGttaagaatccaagtgtgaCTTGAAGTCTCTCATCggttagaaatgagaaaatagaacactatataaggataaaaacTCATTGCCTTAatgttttgggttgagagtgatgtcaatgtcttatgtgattggactcaggtctcattggtgttgtatctcccaaAAGTGGAACCCCTTATGTAGACCCAACATGATTTATATGTTAGTTATaaattaaaggttaaaatacctttttggtcccaatcttgtcaaataagttctaattttagtttgtgttcaaataggtctcaattttcgtcaattttgttcaattggttCCTTTTTTtgtaacaccgtttaaatcattaacgaccatgaacagtaACTGTCACTCgtggttttttgaatttttgttaaaatttttaaaatttgttttaaatgtccatgtgtcaaTCCAGTAgcgtgtcacatgtcaaagtcaatgttttatattcaatttggtccctatatttgttatttttgttcaatttagtcccaattttgctTAAAATTGACCAGTTTTGTTCCTatagaagatgtgaccaaatttaatttttatatcaaagttataatgatgtgaattttactatattatataaaaatatttaataaaaaatgtgaattttaatataaaaattaaatttggtttcaatttggagaaggACCAATTTGattcatgttaacaaaaattaggattaaattgaacaaaaataacaaatatagagaccaaattgaatatagaacattgactttgacacgtcgCATGTTGCTGGgttgacacatggacatttaaaagaaaatttaaaaattaaaaaaaaaaaacacgaagtgacacgtgacagtcatTTTttatggccgttaatgatttaaacggtgttagcaaaaaaggacccaattgaacaaaattgacaaaaattgggacatatttgaatacaaaactaaaattaggatttatttgacaaaattgaaaaaaaaaattattttaacctaaattaaacttcatactgtaatagtttaatatattacgaaaaatatagtaatttttttaaaaaacctTTCACAGTTgtataatttctataaatattaatctaaTGAATGATGTTAAAATGGCTAAATTGATACTTTTACAACTATGCGAATTTTTAtctaaaacttaataaaataatgttgggtttctttaattttttttaagaatccgagaaaacaaacatatatatactttctttaGTACGTACAAAGTTGATAAAGAGTCAAATTTAGTCCATGGATAAGGATATAATGTACATGataatatatcaataataacACCATAGTCTTTAAAAGTCgactaattaaaatttacatttcataattatcctagtttttcaaaatttgatgaGATTATGATACTTCTATTTCATATTAACTATTCATCCCAAAAGAGATATGAACATATCCCATCTCCGCTCAcgttaaaaatagttatattgcaaaagaaaagaaaatacataatacaAATAAGAGAAGAGTAAGTTAATCTTATTAAGCCCaatcatatcaaaatttatacttttataattaaacattcaacTTTTGTTGATCTCATCGTATAATTATATAGTCACACATTCACAAACATAAAACTAAGACGTAACTAGACTAAATATCTGAATTGATGCAATTGGCCCATATTTTACTAGTTCACAAACCATTCTACAGGGTTAATTCATTATAACTTAATATAGAATGAATGCATCACGATTCCTAAACCAACTATAGGAGCTTTCGGCACTCTTCACCACCAAAACCTCATTCTTCATGAGTCTAGGAGTCAAATAGAGTCCAAAGATAACTTCAAGGAACGTCTCTAGCAATTGCATCACATTAGTCTTATCAAACTATACTCTTCTTCCTTAGAAAGAGTATAGCCTTACATACCAaccaatatatataaacaattcatACATTTATCACATTGACATTCCATTCAAAAGTTTACCCTTCATGGTGTATAACATCTAATCATGCAATTTCAtatcacaaatttaaataatcttcTCAATCAAATTGGCTTCCCTTACGTGGTAAAATTGTCCAACAAGTCACTGAAcaaagactcatactgatgatttaAAAAGCATATGCAAGCATGAAATACCCGCAtgcaaaacaaaacatattagACAACCGAGAAAGACAAAAAACTCAACTTACATGATTGAAGAAATTGATTGGCTTAAATTGAAAAGCTCGCCATGAGGATCACTCTTACGATCTCGAATCTTCAATCACACAAATGAAGGTGAACATTCCTAGAGAGAAGtcaaattactttaaaaaagtGGTTTCTAAAAGATAATATGTTATAAAACAATGAAACTTGTTATAAAacttactatttttataaacacttttaatattaaaataactttgtcactatttttaaactactgacaattctaaaatattattttctaggTCCTCACAATTTTCTATCTTAATAAACAAACATATTAAGAGATGGATTCTTCCTTGATGtatgaaattcaaaatgtataattttatcgCAACAAAAAAGatatatcaatataaaaataaataaattaaaaatatactcatttaatatttctaacatttgttaatataaataatttccttttcagaatatttgaatttaaatggttattacaacttttatttatttattttccattcCACACTtcctatattttaaatattacataatataataattagttattacatatttcatttaattggtTATGTGAGAACCTAAAAAATGTTCTAAGAGTAGTGGTGATTTTTAAAAAGATGGCACTAgaatattttatagataaaatgATAAGGTTATAAATAGAGATTCTTTTAAGGAAAGTTCATTCTATAAAATTCACCATCTCTCTAGACTTTCTATCCAAACTTCTCCTCtgaattatctttatatttctAACCTCAATCTTCATTCTTTTGAAGATCATGGCCCTAGGATTTCTCCCGGTGAATAACTCTACATCATTTTTAGTAGTTTCaattttcccaatttttaactAACATGTGAGTTTTTTCAGAAGAAAGACAAGAGATTTGACATCGATTGAGTAGTAAACAATCCAATATAAGAGATTAGATCAtctaattcaaaactttaaatcattattatttatcttactcatttttaattaattaacgtGAGACTTCAACTCATCTTAAATATTGAAAGTTACATTTATTTGAACGAGTTTTATattatagaagaaaaacataaaattaaaaatataaacaaaagcATTGAAATGTGATTATAAAGACATTTACAACACTTctaatgattaaataaattttataggatctttttataaatagaaagtAATCCAAAAGTATTCaatactaaaacaaaattcAGCAAACAAAGGTATAAAAAGGTGTGTTAGTATTTAGAGTGAATTGCAAGCAATGTTCCTTTACATACACAAATATCAGACACAAACTAGCTTTCTAACATCCTATCTCTCCCAAAGTTGATTGTAGAGATATCCTAGAATTAGGTTCAACTTGTCTCTCACTGTCTATGTTCCTTTCTGAAGTATTATTGGACTCATCCAGAGAATGTCTTATGGTAAATGTTACATGTCTCACATGTTTTGATTCAGAAGCATTTTGCAGTGACAAACGACACACTGGACAAGTGGATTGTTTTCTCAGCCACATATCAATGCAAGACAGGTGAAAAGTGTGGCCACATTTTGGTATGATGCGCAacacttctttttctttgtacTCTGCCAAACATATCACACACCTGCACgatcaaattcaataatttatcaACATTTTCATTCCAATTCAGAAAATGTCTGTTTCAAAATATACGATTCTTAAGAACATCTTCTAACAATACGCACGAATTAGAGACTATAAACTAGACTTAACTGTGTGCTTCCCGTTGAAACGAAGGCTTCATGGTTGAAACTCAAAGTGGGGATTGCAGCAACAAAAGCAGGTTCAGGTTCATTACCATGAAACTCTGACTGTCATGTAAACACTGCAGAAGTTAAAATCTGAAGCACCCAACATGAACAGAACACAGACAAAGTAAAAAGTCTTAGCATAATACACTGAAAGGAAGTATACATGCTAATTAATTAGTACAAAGCATCCATTTCTTTA
Coding sequences:
- the LOC114166563 gene encoding RING-H2 finger protein ATL79-like, producing the protein MGFDTNLVTTIIGFGLSATFIVFVCTKIICGRLHERVGIRTVYEIEPRTDIERSEFHGNEPEPAFVAAIPTLSFNHEAFVSTGSTQCVICLAEYKEKEVLRIIPKCGHTFHLSCIDMWLRKQSTCPVCRLSLQNASESKHVRHVTFTIRHSLDESNNTSERNIDSERQVEPNSRISLQSTLGEIGC